AATTGTCATATTGGCATTTTAGGGCAACAGGTACAGTAGCTTATCAGTTAGAGCATCTAACCAGTAACTAAGTAGTTGTTTGATCGAATCCCCAAACTATTCTATAATAATGGGATGCATCTCATTACCTGAAGGCCTCGTACCAATTCACCTTTAAACTTTGCCAAAATATTTGGATCTTCTTTTGATAACTGAATGGGTAGGtgaactgaaatcctgcagcaagCTCCAGTGCATTCAGTTGTAGATGTATTTGGGGTACCGGcgattaacaaaataattttatactgtactgtatcttCAATTGagtatgtgtaaaatattttgtgacTAAAAGCTTCTAGCTTTCCTAAACTACCGTCTTCTTTCTTTCCCAGAGGAAATGAGAGAGCTATTAAGCCGATACATCTCGGACACCCTCAGCTATGTCAACACAGTCGAGGAATTCTGTGACATGCATCCAAGGTGGGTCCAGCAAAGAGAGGAGGAACAATCCAAGTTGGACCGCATCAAGGACATGGCGGACAGAATCGACCTCAAATTCAGCCGAGTCTTGAACGCGGAGAAGAAGACCAAGGCAATCAGAGAGTTCACAAAAGACTATCTTACTCAGGTGACTGCAAACAGGCGGCATAAAGAGCTTGAAGATGAGATGGAGGCCGTGCTGAGGGACACTCTGAAGGGGCTGGGGCAGCTGGAACATTTCATGGATGCCGTGGAGAAACTGGTGGTCACCtcggtgtttgtgtttgcagaTAAAAATCCATTGTGCGCCCTGCCTCTGGGGAGGGAACCGGCGAGCGTCCGAGCTATCATCACCTCGGCTAGAATGGCCGCCCCTCTCCTCATCCACTTTAAGAGGGACGCTTCTGCCTTCTTCACCCCAAACCTCCTTAATCTAGAGGTACTGCACGTGTACCTGGAAAACTACATACACATCTCTGAACAACTTTGTAAGAGAATTGAGCTGGGAAAAACGTGAGTCGaaatttgtttaaattatttggccCAATATTTTAATCAAGTGATCTATTACCTTTTTATCCATTTGTTCTCATTAAGGTTATTCATTCTTATATAAACATGTTGTTATATTTTATCATTTAGAGAAACATTATGCAAAGAGAAGAATGATAATTTCATGACTGACAGCATCACTGAAGTTAATGAAAATTCCATACCGGCCATGTTTGACCATCTGCGATATTTGACTGATATCAGGTAAATCttttctgttttggtttttaaaCTACATTTGCAAATACTAGCTCACCAACACTTAAGGGGGCACATTTCGGATAATTAATTCATCGATTTAAGCAAAATTCTGTCCCTGAAGACAAAGTGGAATATGTTTCTCTTGTTAGGATGGACCAGCACCTCAGACTCACATTCCTGTTCAAGGAGTCCGCGCTGTGTTTCATTGGTCTGTTCAAACAGCGCCACTTCAGAATGCTGGAGTTTCTGAAACAACTGGAAAAGAGAGCTGGCAAACTGGACAAGATGAAGAAAGGGGGTTATATCTCCAGTGTGGCAGGCAGTGCAGTGGGGGCAACAGGAGGAGCTCTGACCATTGCCGGCCTCTGTCTTGCCCCTGCCACCGCAGGTTTGTCACTGGGCCTCACCATTGCAGGCATTGGAATGGGTGTCACCAGTGGCATCAACAGTCTGACCACCAGTGTAACAAAGGTGGCATTTAAAAGCTACCAGAACAAGAAAGCCAATACAGTGTTTCAGTGCTTCATGGAGGACATGCAGAGACTTCAGGGAAGTCTGGAGAAGGTGGCCAGCAACATTTGCCCTTTGGAGCCGAAAGTGGTGGCTTTAGTGGTTGGAAAGAATGTTGGCAAAGGTGGTGCGAGTTTAGGAAAGAAGATCAATGCTATAGTGAAAAATGCTTCTGCAATAGAGGCTTTAATGGGAAAAGGTGTGGTCATGGGTGCAGGCAAAGCTGGACTTCAAGAAGGTAAAAATATTGCGGCAGATTTACCTGACATTGGAATGCTGGCCCAAGGGACTCCACTGGCCCTCTCAAAGACATTGAGGCGATGCGCAGTGGCCTCAAATGCCCTATTTATTGGCCTGGACATTTTCACCATCTGTAAAGACAGTGTGAGCCTTGCAAAGGGATGCAAGAGCAAGAGATCCCAGCTCATCCGAGCCAGGGTGGCACTGTGGCGCACAGAGATTGACTCATGTCAAAGGATCCACGACTCACTGTGCCGAGGCATATGGAGGTTCAGAAAAAGTCAGCGAGCCCTGGAGAAACCATTTTACTTTGCAAAGGACATAAAGTCTCTAGAGCTGCCTAGGGTGGAGATGAGCCTCCTGGAGGAACATGGGGAGGAAAGTGGCTTACTGGAGCAGCCTGGGGAGGAGATGGGCTGGTTGGAGCTGCCTGGGGAGGAGATGGGGCTCCTGGAGCAGCCTGGGGAGGAGATGGGACTCCTGGAGCAGCCTGGGGAGGAGATGGGCTGGATGGAGCTGCCTGGGGAGGAGATGGGGCCCCTGGAGCAGCCTGGGGAGGAGACAGGCCTCCTGGATCAGCCTGGGGAGGAGACAGATAAAGGTACAACACTAGCAAAAAAGATTTGCCCTTAAAGATGTCAAATACATAccagatgtttatttttaaataagtcTTTCAATTTCACCAATGTGAAATTCTAATTAGTTTGTCTGTATAACTGGATAATTGCTTTCCATTAAAACTCTCTAGGTTTTTGGAAGTGGATATGGAATTCCAGCAAGGTGTTGATGCTGTTGCTGTTTGTATATGTTTGGACAGAGAAGATTAGTAAGTagaaattgagaaaataaaGGACAGCTGAGGTATGGACTGCACTGTTTCCTGTGAATCACTGCCTGTATGGCTTTAATATTGAAAAATAACTCGTGcttggatataaaaaaatatatatatggcaCGCTCTAGAACAGTGTACTGAGTAAAGAGTTTTAAAGGAGTTGTGTCCATATTATAATGTTGAGAAAATCAAAAAGGCTAACACGATCAATTGATCATGGAAATCCTACCTCTGAATCTCCTGAATCGTATAGGCATGTACTGCCCTCTAGTGTCATAATTCTGTGACGGTTATTACCTCCAGTTTCACCTCTAGGATGTGTAGAATTAATTGAGTCACTCGCTTCAATgaagatactgtatatgcagaCCTTTGTgcagtatttaaaatgtgtagaatcctgcctctaatgttTACAAGATTGAACTCTTCTGCTTCCCTTACCAAACAAGACCGGAATAGTACTATATGAGATTCGTAAACACATTTGAAGGGATCTTACACTATTCCTCCTTAGATTATTTTAACGTGATCATTATCATGCTTGCTGATCCACTTGTCCTGGTTCTTGGTAGTGTCATGATGCCTATAAAAAAGAACATGTTTCATCTGACCCTAGCACCAGGTTCCAATGCAATTGCCAATAGCTCCAATATGTCCTATAATGGAGAGTAAAATTGCATGATGGACCATGTTTTGGCTATGTTAAATCAATTAAATGTGTTGTTAGATAAGTAGAAATTGTAAAAGCTTTGTAAACATTTCCTTAAGGTTGACATGTATTTCAAAAAACATACAAGAAAGATtagtgccaatcattttggaaacaaaaatatttttttcctgcaATATCACCATTTATGTGTGAATGAATTCCCAGTCACTACATCAAAtcattatttgttgtttttgtcacaTAACACAGTTCACGCGTATTAAAGCTGCAgctcagacagaaaacaccacgtaTAAATGtaaccatttattagagaacTGATGCACAGCAATGTACATGcatgtcttggcattaggttttGGTTCTCAGGGGTaacacactgccatcacatgatcgtcTCTACAATGCTCTCATCAATAACATTGCCGTTGTATTATTCATAGTAGTCCCCATAAGCAATAAGCAAGTTATGCAGTAAAGACCCCCCCcacaaaggaaacacagaaccaaacgtGGTAGAACGACCGTCATCATATCAGACTGAGTAACCTGACATTTAAATAGACAGGTATAAAATCTGACATTGGGATTGGAGCCATCTACATCAGCTGATGCGTCGCTGACCAATGACCACTCAGgatttcctggctgaactggccaCGCAGATTTGGCTCCCCTGACAACGCATCTATTTACTTTTTGGTAACAAAAATAGTTACGTCCAGAATAACAAGTAACAAAAGAGGTGGTATGGATAGCAATAATGCAAAATACGTCAAATGTTTAAGACGTATCACTAATGTGAGTAGGCCCGGCATCAGGACGATGTGACTGAGGGGGCTGTTAAATATGGCGATTATCTTTTTTTGGCAATTTTTCAATAGGGTATTTAAAACATAAACTGTGGGGGGG
Above is a window of Esox lucius isolate fEsoLuc1 chromosome 9, fEsoLuc1.pri, whole genome shotgun sequence DNA encoding:
- the LOC105021494 gene encoding uncharacterized protein LOC105021494 isoform X2, which codes for MRELLSRYISDTLSYVNTVEEFCDMHPRWVQQREEEQSKLDRIKDMADRIDLKFSRVLNAEKKTKAIREFTKDYLTQVTANRRHKELEDEMEAVLRDTLKGLGQLEHFMDAVEKLVVTSVFVFADKNPLCALPLGREPASVRAIITSARMAAPLLIHFKRDASAFFTPNLLNLEVLHVYLENYIHISEQLCKRIELGKTETLCKEKNDNFMTDSITEVNENSIPAMFDHLRYLTDIRMDQHLRLTFLFKESALCFIGLFKQRHFRMLEFLKQLEKRAGKLDKMKKGGYISSVAGSAVGATGGALTIAGLCLAPATAGLSLGLTIAGIGMGVTSGINSLTTSVTKVAFKSYQNKKANTVFQCFMEDMQRLQGSLEKVASNICPLEPKVVALVVGKNVGKGGASLGKKINAIVKNASAIEALMGKGVVMGAGKAGLQEGKNIAADLPDIGMLAQGTPLALSKTLRRCAVASNALFIGLDIFTICKDSVSLAKGCKSKRSQLIRARVALWRTEIDSCQRIHDSLCRGIWRFRKSQRALEKPFYFAKDIKSLELPRVEMSLLEEHGEESGLLEQPGEEMGWLELPGEEMGLLEQPGEEMGLLEQPGEEMGWMELPGEEMGPLEQPGEETGLLDQPGEETDKGFWKWIWNSSKVLMLLLFVYVWTEKISK
- the LOC105021494 gene encoding uncharacterized protein LOC105021494 isoform X1, encoding MRELLSRYISDTLSYVNTVEEFCDMHPRWVQQREEEQSKLDRIKDMADRIDLKFSRVLNAEKKTKAIREFTKDYLTQVTANRRHKELEDEMEAVLRDTLKGLGQLEHFMDAVEKLVVTSVFVFADKNPLCALPLGREPASVRAIITSARMAAPLLIHFKRDASAFFTPNLLNLEVLHVYLENYIHISEQLCKRIELGKTETLCKEKNDNFMTDSITEVNENSIPAMFDHLRYLTDIRMDQHLRLTFLFKESALCFIGLFKQRHFRMLEFLKQLEKRAGKLDKMKKGGYISSVAGSAVGATGGALTIAGLCLAPATAGLSLGLTIAGIGMGVTSGINSLTTSVTKVAFKSYQNKKANTVFQCFMEDMQRLQGSLEKVASNICPLEPKVVALVVGKNVGKGGASLGKKINAIVKNASAIEALMGKGVVMGAGKAGLQEGKNIAADLPDIGMLAQGTPLALSKTLRRCAVASNALFIGLDIFTICKDSVSLAKGCKSKRSQLIRARVALWRTEIDSCQRIHDSLCRGIWRFRKSQRALEKPFYFAKDIKSLELPRVEMSLLEEHGEESGLLEQPGEEMGWLELPGEEMGLLEQPGEEMGLLEQPGEEMGWMELPGEEMGPLEQPGEETGLLDQPGEETDKGFWKWIWNSSKVLMLLLFVYVWTEKIRAQM